The following nucleotide sequence is from Polyangiaceae bacterium.
GCCGGTGGAGAGAATTCCCTCGCGGAAACTGTGTCGCATGATCACCGCTCGGACCGGTCGAAGTCTCTAGCCCCGTGTGATGTAACCCAATCGGTTCAATCTGTGAAGCCGACCGCATGTGGTCGCGTGCAAAAATGCCGCAGCATCTGCGCGCGCACACGCACGACCGCTGTTTTTTCTGCAATCCGGGGCTTGTCTATCGGCACCGCGTCGGCACAAACCATGAAAGATGGGTGTAACCATCTCAGTTACACTGCGCTCGATCCTGGCACAGTCGATGCTTCTGCGTGAGCTTGAAAGGACTAACCGATGCGCTCGATTCTCACGTTTTCTACCCTCACTCTGGCGTTCACCCTCTCGGCATGCGGTTCCAGCGGACCGAAGCCCCATGACGCTAGCACCGAGCACCACGAAGCCGAAGCCGCGCAGGAGGACCGAGAAGCTGCGGAGCACGCGGCCCAGTACGACCCCGACGCGACAACCGTGCGTTCCCGATGTCGCCCTACTGGGCGCGGGGTGTCCTCTACGGGTACCGCGGACGTGGAGTTCGATGTGGGGTTCTGCTGGACTTCAGTCATCAACCCTACGGCAAAACATCTGGAACAAGCGAAGCAACACCGAAAGCTCGCCGCGGCGCATCGCGCAGCGTCGCAGGCTCTGGTGCAAGCCGAGGAGAAGAGCTGCTCTGGAATTGCGCCCGACGACCGAGATATCAGTCCTTTCGAGCATGTGGATGACATTCTCCGAGTTACAAAGGTGCTGGCAGAAGAGAAGCCCGCCCTGAAAGGCGGAGCGCCAGCCGAGCACTCGAGCGCGTTGGCAGGCGTTCGGGTCGTCTTCCGCGCCGTCCCCGGTATGACCGTCGAGAGCCTCCAGCGAGTCATCGATTGCCACTTGGCTCGAAATGCTTCCCTGGGGCACACCGTGCCGGAAATGCCCGATTGTCCGCTTGTTCCGAACGGAATCAGCGCCAAAGCGGAGGTCGCGGACGAGGGCTTCGCGGTGCAGATCCTCGCCACCGACCCAAAGGTCGCGGACGAAGTCTACGCGCGGGCGCGGCGACTTCAGGTCGCGCATCAACACTAAACACAAAAACGAGTCTCCAATGCACGACCACACCACGGGGCATACACATGCGCGGCACGTTGCAGCCGCGGGTCAGTCCGTTTCAGGGACGACTTACACATGCCCTATGCATCCCGACGTGGAGCAGGACGCGCCGGGCAGCTGCCCCAAGTGCGGGATGGCGCTCGAGCCAAAGCTGCCATCATTTCCGCATGGCACTATTTGGACCTGCCCGATGCATCCCGAGGTCCGCAGCAATGCGCCTGGTTCGTGTCCTAAATGCGGGATGGCGCTCGAGCCGATTCAGGGCGAGCAGGAAACCGAAGCCAATCCAGAGCTCCGAGACATGTCTCGGCGCTTCTGGTTTGCGGCGGCGCTCGCGGCACCGCTGCTGCTCATTGTGATGGGAGACATGTTGCCGGGGCAGCCAGTTTCCAGCCTACTTCCTGGGCGCACACGCCAGTTCATCGAGCTTGCGCTAGCGACGCCGGTCTGCCTTTGGTCAGCATGGCCCTTCTACGTGCGCGCGGTCTATTCTGTACGCCGACTCAGCTTGAATATGTTCACCCTGATTGGGTTGGGGGTGAGTGTCGCCTACGTCTACAGCGTCGTCGCCACCCTCCTTCCGGGCCTGTTTCCCGAGTCCTTTCGAAGCCACGGTGGTCAGGTCGCTGTCTACTTCGAGGCCGCTGGCGTGATCGTCACTTTGATTCTGTTGGGGCAGGTGCTCGAGCTGCGGGCGCGGAGTCGCACGGGCGCGGCGATCAAGAAGCTGTTGGGCATGGCGGCCAAATCCGCACGGAGAATCAATGAAGACGGAAGCGAAGAGGACGTAGGGCTGGAGCGCGTTGAACCAGGAGACAAACTCAGGGTTCGACCGGGAGAGAAGGTACCGGTTGACGGTCGCGTGCTGGAGGGCAAGAGCACCGTTGACGAGGCGATGGTGACAGGGGAGCCGATCCCTGTGGAAAAATCGCCAGGCGACCAAGTGATCGGTGCGACCGTAAACGGGACCGGAGTCTTGATCATCCGCGCGGAGAAGGTGGGCGCGGACACGCTCCTGTCTCGCATCGTATCGATGGTGTCTGAGGCTCAACGGAGCCGGGCCCCGATACAGAAGCTCGCCGACGTGGTGGCATCGTTCTTCGTTCCAGCGGTCATTCTGATCGCTATCTTGACGTTCGTCATCTGGTCTTTATGGGGCCCCGAACCGCCGATGGCCTATGCCCTCATCAACGCCGTCGCGGTACTGATCATTGCGTGCCCGTGCGCGCTTGGGCTTGCGACTCCGATGTCCATCATGGTCGCCACAGGCAAGGGAGCCGGCCTCGGGGTGCTGTTCAAGAACGCAGAAGCAATCGAACTCTTGCGGAAGGTCGACACACTTGTGGTCGACAAGACCGGCACGCTCACAGAGGGGCGACCCGAACTGACAACACTGGTGGCGGTGGGTGACCTGACAGACAACCAGCTGCTTTCCGTCGTTGCTGCCCTGGAGAAGGGAAGTGAACATCCTCTCGCCGCCGCA
It contains:
- a CDS encoding copper-translocating P-type ATPase; translation: MALEPKLPSFPHGTIWTCPMHPEVRSNAPGSCPKCGMALEPIQGEQETEANPELRDMSRRFWFAAALAAPLLLIVMGDMLPGQPVSSLLPGRTRQFIELALATPVCLWSAWPFYVRAVYSVRRLSLNMFTLIGLGVSVAYVYSVVATLLPGLFPESFRSHGGQVAVYFEAAGVIVTLILLGQVLELRARSRTGAAIKKLLGMAAKSARRINEDGSEEDVGLERVEPGDKLRVRPGEKVPVDGRVLEGKSTVDEAMVTGEPIPVEKSPGDQVIGATVNGTGVLIIRAEKVGADTLLSRIVSMVSEAQRSRAPIQKLADVVASFFVPAVILIAILTFVIWSLWGPEPPMAYALINAVAVLIIACPCALGLATPMSIMVATGKGAGLGVLFKNAEAIELLRKVDTLVVDKTGTLTEGRPELTTLVAVGDLTDNQLLSVVAALEKGSEHPLAAALVRGAERRGLTIPAAEDFASVTGKGVSGTVQGATVALGNRAMMRSLDVDVAAYEARAEELRAEGQTVMFVSIGSQLAGLVGVADPIKSSTPAAIRALHAEGLKVVMLTGDSETTARAVASKLGIDEVIAGVLPDEKAAKVRSLQADGHVVAMAGDGINDAPALAQAQVGIAMGTGTDVAMESAGVTLVKGDLGGIVRARKLSKKTMANIRQNLIFAFGYNSAGIPVAAGLLYPFFGLLLSPMIAAAAMSLSSVSVIGNALRLRRAEV